The sequence below is a genomic window from Ornithobacterium rhinotracheale.
TAATTTATTGTGATATTGAATGATAATCAGGAAGATCATTTTCGCCAATATTCCCAAAGAAAGGAAAAATTTTCGTTTTCTTCGCTGCAAACGAGCCTTTCAATTTTAGATAAAAATAAAATTGCAACTTGTCCCTAGGCGGCTTGTAATTTTATTTAATTGAAAACCAGTAAAATTCACTATTCTTCCGTCACATGAGCAACCTTTTTTATAATGCACTACGGGTTTTTTAATTAATTTACTCCATTCCAAAAGGATTATAGGCAGAGAATTTGAACCTGATAATTTTCAGAATTTTACAGCAAATGGAGAAATGCCAAAAGCCCGTATTAGATATGTGATGCAACACAAAGATTTGAATCATAAATATAGTTATGATTTTGAAGTTTATAATGAAAAATCCCAAAACGGCTCTGATTCAGGAGGTAGAAATTTACATTTCGATCAATCAAAAGTAATTTAATAAGATTATTGAACAATAATTTATTAATAATTTCAAATAAAATCCATATTTTAGCCAAACTTTAATTATCTAACACATGAAAGCTAAAAAAATCATTATAGCAGTCCTTGTTTTATTAGTTTTATGCCTAGGAATATGGGCTTTTTCCTATAACTACCAAAAAAGTACTGCCGAAAATGTGGTGTACGAGACCACACATGCTTTTAGAACAGACATTAAGAAAACGGCAGTCGCTACAGGCGAAGTAAAACCACGCGAAAAAATCGAAATTAAACCTAACATCACGGGGGTAATTCAATCCATCAAGGTGAGAGAGGGTATGGAGGTGAGCAGTGGGCAATTATTGGCTACCATTAAAGTAATCCCAAATGTTAATAGCTTAAACTCAGCTCAAATGCAAATTAATTCTGCACAAACTGAGCTTGATAACCAAACACGGCACTATAATCGCCAGAAATGGCTCTACTCGCAAGGGGTGATTTCCAAGGCTGAGTATGAAACCGCCCTTGCAGCCTACAACTCTGCCAAGCAAAGCCTTAAAAATGCTCAAAATAATTACCAAACGGCCCAAACGGGCGTTGCTCCTGGGCTAGAAAAATATTCCACTACGCAGATTCGCTCCACCATCAATGGAATGGTTCTAGACATTCCTGTGGAAATAGGCGATAATGTGCAGGAAATTAGCAACTTTGGCACAGGCACCACCATTGCTACCATTGCCAATATTAAAGATATGATTTTTGAGGGGCGCGTAGACGAGTCCGAGGTAGGAAAACTAAAAATCGGTATGCCCCTTGAAATAAAAATCGGGGCGCTGCCTGATGAAACATTCACTGGCACGCTTGACTTTATTTCCCCCTCTGGCACTAGAAATAATGGTATTGTGGAATTTGAAATCAAAGCAAGCGTAAACTTAAAGCAAAGCGATTTCGTGCGAGCTGGTTACAGTGCCAATGCTGAAATCATTACCGAGAGCCGAAAAAATGTCCTTGCACTGCCCGAGGCCAATATTCAGTATGAAGATGATGGCACCCCCTTTGTAGAAGTGAAAAACGGCGAACAGTGGGTGAAAAAAATTGTGCAACTAGGCACTAGCGATGGCGAAAATATTGAAATTATAAAAGGCATCACTGCCCAAGATGAAATCAAGGTGTGGAACACAAGCCTAATCTCCCAAAAAGATGAGCAAAACACCCCTGAAACTAAATAAATGCCTCGCCCTGAAATTAAAGTAAATCACTTATAATTTAAATTTTATTTTGATTTATTTCTCAGAAAAATGTTTACTTTTGTAGCAAATCATATGGAATTAAATACATTTTCAGCACAATATTTCCCTCCCATTCGTTTTTTTGCAGATTTTTTAGTGCAAAAAAGCCCCTGTATTGATGTCTTTGAAAACTATCAAAAGCAGACTTACAGAAATCGTTGCCACATATTAAGCCCTAATGGGCTGCAAAAGCTCGTGGTGCCAATTGCCCACACGGGAAATCGTGCGATGAAGGATTTGCAGATAAGTTATGCCCAAGATTGGCAAAAGGAACACTTGCGCTCATTTGAGGCGGCCTACCGACGCTCGCCCTATTTTGAGTATTATGAGGATGATTTGATGCCTGTCTTTGAAAAGAAACATAAATTCCTTTTAGATTTAAATTTAGAAATTTTGGAACAACTTTTGAGTTTGCTCCAAGTGGAAAAAACATTTTCGCTCTCTGAATCTTATGTAGAATCGCCCACTAGGGATTTTAGGCAAGCCTATGATGCTAAAAATCCTGTGGTAGATTTGCCAGAATATGTACAAGTATTCAGCGAAAAGTTGCATTTTCACCCAGATTTAAGCGTGGTAGATTTATTATTTAATGAAGGACCCCAAAGTATAGTTTATTTAAAAAATTTAATACAATAATTAGTAAATGAAAAAATTAGTACTCAGTTTATCTCTCGTAGCAAGCTTTGTTTTTGCACAAGAAAAACCATCAGCAGAAGAATTAGCCAAACAAAATTGGTATCATGTGAACTATGCCAAAGACAATGTTTATGGAGTAGCCACCGAAGATGCCTATGCGTATGCACAATCCAAAGGCTTGAAATCCACCCCAATCATCGTAGCCGTGATTGATAGCGGTATTGAGGGCGACCACCCAGATTTACAAGCCAATATGTGGACAAACCCTAAGGAAATCCCAGGGAATGGCATTGATGATGATGGCAATGGTTACATTGACGACATTCACGGCTGGAACTTTATCGGCGGGCCTAATGGCGATGTGGAGCACGATAATACCGAAATTACTCGCTTGGTGAGAGAATACAAAGCCCTTTTTGACTCAAAAGATGAGGCTGCAAATAAGGCTAACCAGAAAAAATTCCCTAAAAAATATGCCGAGTATCAAAAAATTCTCCCTAAATACAAAGAGGAGTATGCCCTTGCGCAAATGAATCTTATGCAAATTGAGGAGGAAATCAAACAGATTACAGGCGTTATTGAAAACTTTGGCAAAGAATACGGCGAA
It includes:
- a CDS encoding efflux RND transporter periplasmic adaptor subunit, with the translated sequence MKAKKIIIAVLVLLVLCLGIWAFSYNYQKSTAENVVYETTHAFRTDIKKTAVATGEVKPREKIEIKPNITGVIQSIKVREGMEVSSGQLLATIKVIPNVNSLNSAQMQINSAQTELDNQTRHYNRQKWLYSQGVISKAEYETALAAYNSAKQSLKNAQNNYQTAQTGVAPGLEKYSTTQIRSTINGMVLDIPVEIGDNVQEISNFGTGTTIATIANIKDMIFEGRVDESEVGKLKIGMPLEIKIGALPDETFTGTLDFISPSGTRNNGIVEFEIKASVNLKQSDFVRAGYSANAEIITESRKNVLALPEANIQYEDDGTPFVEVKNGEQWVKKIVQLGTSDGENIEIIKGITAQDEIKVWNTSLISQKDEQNTPETK
- a CDS encoding WbqC family protein encodes the protein MFTFVANHMELNTFSAQYFPPIRFFADFLVQKSPCIDVFENYQKQTYRNRCHILSPNGLQKLVVPIAHTGNRAMKDLQISYAQDWQKEHLRSFEAAYRRSPYFEYYEDDLMPVFEKKHKFLLDLNLEILEQLLSLLQVEKTFSLSESYVESPTRDFRQAYDAKNPVVDLPEYVQVFSEKLHFHPDLSVVDLLFNEGPQSIVYLKNLIQ